Below is a genomic region from Candidatus Binatia bacterium.
TTTCACGAGCTCGGACTGTTCACTCCGCTCGTGCTCGCGATGTTCTTGGCCGCGGAGCGCTCGCGGTGGCTCTGGTTTGCGATCTGCGCGGCGCTGGCGATCGGCTTGCGCGAAGACGCGGCGCTTACGCTGATATTTTTCGGCATCGTTCTCATCGGCGTCGCGCGATCACGAGGGAGCCGCGCGCTGGCATGGGCCGGGGCCGGCCTTGCGCTCGCGTCGGCGGCCGCGCTCGCCGGATACTTCGGATTGATCGTTCCACGCTTGGGCGGCTGGGTGCCGAGTCATTTCTACTCGTATCCGTTTGCGGACGGGCCGGTCGCGCTCGTCATCGCTCCGCTGACGCACCCGCTTGAATTCGCGCGCGCGATTTTCACGTTCGGCCGGCTCACCTACGTGCTCGAATCCCTCGTGCCGCTCGCGTTTCTGCCGTTGCTCTCGCGCTGGGCGCTGCTGGCGTTGCCCGGCGCCGCGATCGTCCTGCTGGCGAACTCCGGTTACGTCTGGCGCATGGGCGATCACTACGCCGCGCTTTGGATTCCATGGCTGCTCGTGGCGACCGTGATGGGCGCGGTCGCGGTCGAGCGGCGCAGCGAGCGGCACGCGCGCAACTGGGCCCTCGCGGCCGGCGTGTTGTGCGCGCTGTTTTTGATTGCGTTCGATCCGCTCCACCCGCTCCACTATCTGCATCCGTACTACCACGATCTTGCCGCCGCGCGTCGCGCGATCGGCTGCGTGCCGAAAGATGCGAGTCTCGCGACCTACGACGAGTGGTTCTCGGCGGTGGCGGCGCAACGACCGAACGCGACGATCGATCGCACGTCGGGGATGCAGTACCTCGTCTA
It encodes:
- a CDS encoding DUF2079 domain-containing protein, with translation MRLFGWAAVEFAVLAILAVVRTKLWTYGSDTGTFAQIVAGAFTGMRDGVETGSHFRYHWSPTLALLWPLVALGRSALPLQLLQAAATAACAPLVAAIARPYASARIANALGYVTLLYPPLLALGFDEFHELGLFTPLVLAMFLAAERSRWLWFAICAALAIGLREDAALTLIFFGIVLIGVARSRGSRALAWAGAGLALASAAALAGYFGLIVPRLGGWVPSHFYSYPFADGPVALVIAPLTHPLEFARAIFTFGRLTYVLESLVPLAFLPLLSRWALLALPGAAIVLLANSGYVWRMGDHYAALWIPWLLVATVMGAVAVERRSERHARNWALAAGVLCALFLIAFDPLHPLHYLHPYYHDLAAARRAIGCVPKDASLATYDEWFSAVAAQRPNATIDRTSGMQYLVYADDFPDTANQRRLRPALAAEVDAGRYRVVCRYGNVAAYEAVGSL